DNA from Amorphoplanes friuliensis DSM 7358:
GTGGGTGGCCACGGCGAGGGAGGCGGCCAAGCAGGCCCGGCGTTCGTGGCTTCCGGTGGTTTCCGGGAGTCCGGATGTCAGCACCAAGAAGGTCGCCGCGCGGCTGTCCGAGGTGGCGGGTGCGTTTGTGCTGCACGAGGAGGCCACTGACCGGCTCACCGGTGCGAAGTTGCCGGCGACCGGGGAGATCATGCTGGTGGTCGGGCCCGAGGGTGGGATCAGCGATCAGGAGCTCGGTGCTTTTGTCGCCGCCGGGGCCCATCCGGTGCGGCTCGGCGACTCGGTGCTGCGCACCTCGACGGCCGGGATGGCCGCGCTGGCCGTGCTGTCAGCCAGGCTGGAACGTTGGTGATGGAAGGGTAACCTAAGCTTCCCTGCATGGTCCTGACGCGTACGCCGGCGCCCGAGCGGGCTCAGGCTGGTGTGGCGGCGTCTCAGGCCAGGAGAGCGACAGGTCTGCTCGTCTGCCTCGGTGTGCTGGCAGTGGTCTGCGTGCTCAGCATCGCCCTCGGCACCCGGAACGTCGCCCTTTCGACGGTCTGGGACGCGTTTGTGAACTACGCCGACACCGACGATCAGTCGATCGTGCGCGACCTGCGGGTCCCGCGGACGATTCTGGGGTTGCTCGCGGGTGTCGCGTTCGGACTTTCCGGGGCGGTCATTCAGGCGGTCACGCGGAACCCGCTCGCCGACACGCAGATTCTCGGGATCAACGCCGGTGCCGGGCTTTTTGTCGTGTTCGCGGTCGGTGTGCTCGGCCTGACCAGCCTGTCGCAGTACATGTGGTTCGCCTTCGCCGGTGTTGCGGTCGCCCTGACGCTGGTCTACGCGCTGGGTTCCGCGGGCCGGGCCGGCGCCACCCCCGTACGCCTGACGCTCGCCGGGGTTGCTCTCGGCGCGGTGATGGACGGCATCTCCGGTGGCATCCGGCTGGTCCGGCCGCGGGCGTTCGACTATCTGCGGTTCTGGGACATCGGGTCGCTGGCGGGGCGGCCGGTCGATGTCGCCACGACGATCCTGCCCTTTGTCGCCGCGGGGGTGGTGCTGGCGTTGATCGTCGCGCGGTCGCTCAACGCCGTGGCGCTGGGTGACGATCTGGCCCGTACGCTCGGTGCGAACATCGGGCGTACCCGGGTGCTGGCGACCGTGTCCGTGATGGTGCTGGCCGGGGCTGCGACCGCCGCGGTCGGTCCGATCGGTTTTGTCGGGCTGATGGTGCCGCATGTCGTGCGGTGGTTCGTCGGCCCGGACCAGCGCTGGATCTTCGTCTACACGATCGTCTGCGGGCCGATCCTGTTGCTGCTGGCCGACATCACCGGGCGGCTGGTCGTCCGCCCGGGTGAGTTGCGGGTGGGTGTGGTCACGGCGTTCGTGGGTGCGCCCGTGCTGATCTGGCTCGTGCGCCGGAGCCGGGTGAGCGGGCTGTGAGCGTCGACTTCGGCCGGAAGGTCCTGGTGCTGCGACCGCATCGCC
Protein-coding regions in this window:
- a CDS encoding iron chelate uptake ABC transporter family permease subunit, which translates into the protein MVLTRTPAPERAQAGVAASQARRATGLLVCLGVLAVVCVLSIALGTRNVALSTVWDAFVNYADTDDQSIVRDLRVPRTILGLLAGVAFGLSGAVIQAVTRNPLADTQILGINAGAGLFVVFAVGVLGLTSLSQYMWFAFAGVAVALTLVYALGSAGRAGATPVRLTLAGVALGAVMDGISGGIRLVRPRAFDYLRFWDIGSLAGRPVDVATTILPFVAAGVVLALIVARSLNAVALGDDLARTLGANIGRTRVLATVSVMVLAGAATAAVGPIGFVGLMVPHVVRWFVGPDQRWIFVYTIVCGPILLLLADITGRLVVRPGELRVGVVTAFVGAPVLIWLVRRSRVSGL